TCGCGAACGAGCCGGAAGACCCGAGTTTAAATTGAGTGACGACGGCGATATTTGCCGTTGACAGAGGCACACCTGAACTGTGTTTTCGTCTCTTTTATGAAAGTTGTTTCCTCTATCAAATCCGCGAAGAAGCGTCACCCTGCCTGCCAGGTCGTCCGCCGCAAAGGCCGCATCTACGTCATCAACAAGGTCGAGCCGCGCTACAAGGCCCGCCAAGGTTAATCTAAATCCCTCTTTAATAACGTGAAAGCCGAAGGCCATCCCGCGCTCAATAACGTTTGCTACCTCGATGTTTCGAGCGGCAAGCGTTTCCTCACCAAGTCCACGATGAAATCCGCCCGTAAGGAAGTCATCGATGGAGTCGAACATTTCGTCGTCCTCCGCGACGTGACCTCTGATTCGCATCCCGCCTACACCGGCGAGAAGCGCATCGTGGACACCGCCGGTCGTGTCGAGAAGTTCACCTCGAAGTTCAAGCGTGGTGCCGCCAAGGCCAAATAAGGCCTGAGCGACAGACGAACAACTTTCAGCCCGCCTTCACCGGCGGGCTTTTTTGTGCCCGTAAAACCGGACGCGGCTCCGTTTACGGTGTCGGCGGTGTGTCCGTGCCAAGGTTAAGCACGCGGGTTCGGCGGGCTTGGGTGCGGCTGC
This portion of the Rariglobus hedericola genome encodes:
- a CDS encoding type B 50S ribosomal protein L31, which translates into the protein MKAEGHPALNNVCYLDVSSGKRFLTKSTMKSARKEVIDGVEHFVVLRDVTSDSHPAYTGEKRIVDTAGRVEKFTSKFKRGAAKAK
- the ykgO gene encoding type B 50S ribosomal protein L36, which produces MKVVSSIKSAKKRHPACQVVRRKGRIYVINKVEPRYKARQG